Proteins from a single region of Sneathiella aquimaris:
- the recJ gene encoding single-stranded-DNA-specific exonuclease RecJ, with product MSEHEIPAFLGVECSLQEKRWRLRSQDERLGLALSQRLDLPEIVGRVLAGRGVSLDEAEQYLSPTMRDMMPNPSSFKDMDKASTRIIKAVQNNEKIAVFGDYDVDGATSSGLLKRYFDLLGIPLLVYIPDRMKEGYGPNKPAFDHLKEQGINLVITVDCGIVSFDVMDHAKEIGLDVVIVDHHQAETRLPQAEAVINPKRHDESQEYTYLAAVGVAFLLCVAINRDLRNAGWFGDRPPPNLMTLLDLVALGTVCDVVPLKGLNRAFVTQGLKVMARRTNPGLVALSDVAGLDEMPGTYHLGYLLGPRVNAGGRVGRPEYGPQLLSSNNPEECQKLAGFLDDYNKERKEIEALVTDEALEKAEKASKAGDSVLVIDGEGWHPGVIGIVASRVKDAFKRPTVIIGLDGELGKGSGRSVPGVDLGAAVGAARHLGHIVAGGGHAMAAGLTIEKGQIDAFRRFLSERLSKDVDTAIQSASLGVDGALGVEGATVELINHLEMGGPYGAGNPEPRFVLSNVRIVTASIVGESHVRCIMTGSGNRGRLAGISFRSLETPLGDALISHKGASFHIAGHLRKNTWRGETSAQLLIEDAIRLS from the coding sequence ATGAGTGAGCATGAGATACCGGCTTTTCTGGGTGTTGAATGCTCCCTTCAGGAAAAGCGCTGGCGCCTTCGTTCGCAGGATGAACGTCTGGGCCTTGCGCTTTCCCAGCGTCTGGACCTGCCGGAAATTGTTGGGCGGGTTCTTGCCGGACGGGGAGTCTCGCTGGACGAGGCCGAACAGTATTTAAGTCCCACTATGCGGGACATGATGCCCAATCCATCCAGTTTCAAAGATATGGATAAGGCGTCTACACGCATTATCAAAGCAGTTCAGAATAACGAAAAAATTGCCGTTTTCGGTGATTATGATGTCGATGGCGCCACGTCTTCGGGGCTGCTGAAACGATATTTCGACCTGCTTGGTATTCCTTTGCTGGTTTATATTCCTGATCGGATGAAAGAAGGGTACGGGCCCAACAAGCCGGCCTTTGACCATCTCAAGGAGCAAGGCATCAATCTTGTGATCACTGTCGATTGCGGCATTGTTTCTTTTGACGTCATGGATCATGCGAAAGAAATTGGTCTGGACGTTGTCATTGTTGACCACCATCAGGCAGAAACCCGTCTTCCACAGGCGGAGGCTGTCATCAATCCGAAACGGCACGATGAAAGTCAGGAATATACCTATCTTGCTGCTGTCGGGGTTGCGTTCCTGCTTTGCGTTGCCATCAACAGGGATTTAAGAAATGCCGGTTGGTTTGGGGATAGACCGCCGCCAAATCTGATGACCTTGTTGGACCTCGTTGCGTTGGGAACAGTGTGCGATGTCGTGCCGTTGAAAGGGCTTAATAGGGCCTTTGTTACGCAAGGTTTGAAGGTGATGGCCCGCCGGACTAATCCGGGGCTTGTGGCCCTGAGTGATGTCGCTGGCCTGGATGAAATGCCGGGAACGTATCATTTGGGTTATCTTCTGGGCCCTCGGGTCAATGCGGGGGGGCGTGTTGGCCGCCCGGAATATGGGCCGCAGCTTCTATCAAGCAACAATCCGGAAGAGTGCCAGAAACTTGCGGGTTTCCTTGATGACTATAATAAGGAACGCAAAGAGATCGAGGCGCTGGTTACTGATGAGGCCTTAGAGAAGGCCGAAAAGGCGAGCAAGGCAGGAGATTCTGTTTTAGTGATCGACGGAGAGGGTTGGCATCCGGGGGTTATTGGTATCGTTGCAAGCCGCGTTAAAGATGCTTTCAAACGACCAACAGTTATTATCGGTTTGGACGGTGAACTGGGCAAAGGGTCCGGTCGCTCTGTTCCGGGGGTCGATCTGGGGGCCGCTGTAGGGGCAGCCCGTCATCTAGGACATATCGTGGCAGGGGGCGGCCATGCCATGGCAGCGGGCCTGACCATTGAAAAAGGCCAGATTGATGCCTTCCGGCGTTTTTTAAGCGAGCGCCTTTCCAAGGACGTGGATACGGCCATACAATCGGCCAGTCTGGGCGTCGACGGGGCATTGGGGGTTGAGGGGGCGACTGTCGAGTTAATCAATCACCTGGAGATGGGCGGCCCTTACGGAGCCGGAAATCCAGAGCCCAGATTTGTTTTATCGAATGTACGCATCGTTACTGCCAGTATTGTGGGTGAAAGCCACGTGAGGTGCATCATGACCGGTTCTGGTAATCGGGGGCGCTTGGCTGGCATCAGTTTTCGCAGTCTTGAAACGCCACTTGGTGATGCCCTCATTTCACACAAGGGAGCCAGCTTTCACATTGCCGGTCATCTGAGAAAGAACACTTGGCGGGGGGAGACTTCGGCTCAATTGCTTATTGAGGATGCTATAAGACTTTCCTGA
- a CDS encoding pentapeptide repeat-containing protein yields the protein MTSLTPNEIMTMLELHAKWLRNSKDGKQASFNQQDFSGANFENAKLQKSILSGCRLSRAILRGANLISADLFAVDLTKADLTNALLIRADLRGAELKGARLNGANLQEADFRGGSMILAGGRTVTFGSSDLSDSDMEDVIAEKANLTGANLAGASLANANLSYSQLSGANLSNSVLENAGLIGSDMSGCNLENSNLNGADLTNANLAGANIDGVDFSNATLKGVNLDGVDLSKAKSISAGQEEEQASAPLPPSLQTILEKHFVWVASNGSQGERANLMNMDLSNMDLSECALSGANMKGADLRKANLKGSQMVMTDMSSCKLEGINLSQTVMEGVNLSRSDLTKANLTGALITAVDLKDHKGVPLGKKWPANLTAAIFKGANLKNADLTEANLIDANFIGADLSGAILTGADIEGAKFDAK from the coding sequence ATGACGTCTTTGACGCCGAATGAAATTATGACAATGCTGGAACTGCATGCGAAGTGGCTTCGAAATTCGAAGGATGGAAAGCAGGCATCATTTAATCAGCAGGATTTTTCAGGGGCTAATTTCGAAAACGCCAAGTTACAGAAGTCAATTCTCTCTGGCTGTCGCCTCTCTCGCGCAATCTTGCGGGGCGCCAATCTCATTTCCGCCGATCTCTTCGCTGTTGATCTGACAAAAGCCGATCTGACGAATGCTCTTCTTATCCGTGCTGACTTAAGAGGCGCTGAACTGAAAGGCGCCAGACTAAATGGTGCCAATTTGCAGGAAGCTGACTTTCGCGGTGGGTCCATGATTTTGGCGGGTGGTCGTACTGTCACTTTTGGGTCTTCGGACCTAAGCGATTCTGATATGGAAGACGTTATTGCCGAAAAAGCAAATCTGACTGGTGCAAATCTGGCGGGGGCCTCTTTGGCAAACGCAAATTTATCCTATTCACAGCTCTCTGGAGCAAACTTGTCAAACTCGGTTCTGGAAAATGCAGGATTGATCGGCTCTGATATGTCTGGCTGCAATTTGGAAAATTCTAATCTGAATGGCGCCGACCTGACCAATGCCAACCTGGCCGGTGCCAATATTGACGGTGTAGATTTTTCCAATGCAACTCTCAAAGGTGTTAATCTGGACGGCGTAGACCTCTCCAAGGCCAAATCTATTTCAGCAGGGCAAGAAGAAGAACAGGCCTCTGCCCCGTTGCCTCCCAGCCTGCAAACCATTCTGGAGAAACATTTTGTCTGGGTTGCATCAAATGGCAGTCAAGGAGAACGGGCGAACTTGATGAACATGGACCTGTCCAATATGGACCTCAGCGAATGCGCGCTGAGTGGTGCCAATATGAAAGGGGCAGATCTTCGGAAAGCGAACCTGAAAGGCTCACAAATGGTCATGACGGATATGTCCAGCTGCAAACTGGAAGGTATCAATTTATCCCAGACAGTAATGGAAGGCGTCAATCTTTCTCGTTCGGACCTTACAAAAGCCAATCTGACAGGCGCCCTGATCACTGCAGTTGATCTCAAAGATCACAAAGGGGTCCCGCTGGGCAAAAAATGGCCTGCAAATCTGACAGCCGCGATTTTTAAAGGGGCGAACCTAAAGAACGCCGATTTAACAGAGGCAAACCTGATCGATGCCAATTTTATTGGGGCTGATCTTTCCGGGGCGATTTTAACAGGCGCTGATATCGAGGGCGCCAAATTCGACGCCAAATAA
- a CDS encoding two-component system sensor histidine kinase NtrB, with amino-acid sequence MKLKKERALNDFAELVSDWLWEIDENNVLVYSNGRLEEAVEAPHKIFVGKNLISILSQFYFLENSSAEDELRQLDTLLKAKKSFSLQMLTIKTEGNSLLLLGLRAIPVLNKAGETIGFRGSGRITEDDRPNRRAGNQLKVLMMAVNKTPNGVMITDKDGAIKYINPGFTEITGYGWSETIGKTPNILNSGKTEAGTYEDLWQTIQSGESWQGNVYNRRKNGELFWCQETITPVIDRKGVISNYIAIQKDVTHEVMAQQKLRESQERFKGFTEAASDWYWETDSDLRFSYISESACDYAGMDISEMLGMTRQQLVTQSEDMDFWRGHLEDLANRRPFKDFSYTFIRQDGQRRRWQISGKPYYSDDGRFLGYRGVGQDITVSTELEAQLQQSQKMEVVGHLTGGVAHDFNNLLGIIMGNAELLAEQLEQEKDFRSEKLENIVYAAQRGSKLIKQLLVFARKDTLHPTILDLGSEIEQMLDILKTSLGSTIELRYTSDSDLWQSYADRDQFVNALLNLCINARDAMQEKEQGRLTLSLENVALSEGQMSLGLPAGHYVLLVVKDNGCGIKEEDKEKVLTPFFSTKETGKGTGLGLSMVYGFAKKSDGAIWLESTVGEGTEVYMYLPRHTIKVAS; translated from the coding sequence GTGAAACTGAAAAAAGAGCGCGCGTTAAATGACTTTGCCGAACTGGTCTCAGACTGGTTGTGGGAAATCGACGAAAATAATGTGCTCGTCTATTCCAACGGTCGCCTCGAAGAGGCAGTGGAGGCGCCGCACAAAATTTTTGTCGGTAAAAACCTCATCAGCATTCTGAGCCAATTTTATTTTCTCGAAAATTCCAGCGCCGAAGACGAGCTGCGTCAACTGGATACTTTGTTAAAAGCGAAAAAGTCTTTTTCCCTTCAAATGCTGACAATTAAAACAGAGGGGAATTCTCTTTTGTTGCTAGGGTTGAGGGCAATTCCTGTTCTTAACAAGGCTGGCGAAACAATCGGGTTTAGGGGATCCGGCCGTATCACCGAAGATGACAGACCCAACCGGCGTGCCGGAAATCAATTAAAAGTCCTGATGATGGCCGTGAACAAAACGCCGAACGGTGTGATGATTACGGATAAGGATGGCGCGATCAAATATATCAACCCGGGGTTTACAGAAATTACGGGCTATGGCTGGTCAGAAACAATCGGGAAGACCCCGAATATTTTGAACTCCGGAAAAACTGAAGCGGGGACCTATGAAGATCTTTGGCAGACGATCCAATCCGGCGAAAGCTGGCAGGGAAACGTTTACAATCGCCGGAAGAACGGTGAATTGTTCTGGTGCCAGGAAACCATCACGCCCGTTATAGATAGAAAAGGTGTTATTTCAAATTACATTGCGATCCAGAAGGATGTAACGCACGAGGTAATGGCTCAACAGAAATTGCGCGAAAGCCAGGAAAGGTTCAAGGGGTTTACCGAAGCTGCCTCTGATTGGTATTGGGAAACTGATTCAGATCTCCGCTTTTCATATATATCGGAATCGGCCTGCGATTATGCGGGAATGGATATCAGTGAAATGTTGGGTATGACGCGTCAGCAGCTTGTTACTCAATCCGAAGATATGGATTTCTGGCGGGGACATCTGGAAGATCTGGCGAACAGGCGGCCCTTCAAGGACTTTAGCTATACCTTTATCCGGCAAGACGGACAACGCCGGCGCTGGCAGATCTCTGGAAAGCCATATTATTCCGACGATGGGCGCTTTCTGGGTTATCGGGGTGTCGGTCAGGATATAACGGTCAGCACCGAGTTGGAAGCGCAGTTGCAGCAGTCTCAGAAGATGGAGGTTGTGGGCCATCTGACAGGCGGTGTCGCCCACGACTTTAACAACCTTCTTGGGATTATCATGGGGAATGCAGAGTTGCTGGCGGAACAGCTGGAGCAAGAAAAAGATTTTCGTAGCGAAAAACTAGAAAATATTGTCTATGCCGCGCAACGCGGTTCCAAGCTTATCAAGCAATTACTGGTTTTTGCCAGAAAAGACACGTTACACCCCACTATTCTTGATCTGGGATCTGAAATTGAACAGATGCTGGACATCTTGAAAACCAGTCTGGGCAGCACCATCGAGCTACGGTACACGTCGGATTCAGATCTGTGGCAGAGTTATGCGGACAGGGACCAGTTTGTAAATGCCCTGCTTAATCTGTGTATCAATGCCCGTGATGCCATGCAGGAAAAGGAACAGGGCCGGCTAACCCTGTCGCTTGAGAATGTTGCGCTTTCTGAAGGACAGATGTCTCTGGGACTTCCGGCGGGCCATTATGTTTTGTTGGTGGTTAAAGATAATGGCTGCGGCATTAAAGAGGAAGACAAAGAAAAGGTCCTAACTCCGTTCTTTTCGACAAAGGAGACAGGTAAGGGAACAGGTCTGGGTCTGAGTATGGTTTATGGGTTTGCAAAAAAGTCGGACGGGGCCATATGGTTAGAGAGTACGGTCGGGGAAGGCACAGAAGTGTATATGTATTTACCCCGGCACACCATTAAGGTAGCGTCGTAA